The Daucus carota subsp. sativus chromosome 9, DH1 v3.0, whole genome shotgun sequence genome window below encodes:
- the LOC135149408 gene encoding sesquiterpene synthase 2-like: MRVCYQALLDVFSKAEEEMVKEGGLTYGFDHAKNAFKRTVRHYHQEAKWCHVGYFPKFEEYMGVACLSAGMAMLSITSFVLMGNVATKEAFEWTSKDPLILRAVAEIGRLGNDIVGHENERKRAHVPSAVECFMQQFGVPKEIAYESLQNRLTNAWKDMNHECFNATAVPRRLLTNVYNFSCATNLLYEDYDGYTISSTRTKERITSILIDPIPAKT; this comes from the exons ATGAGAGTTTGTTATCAAGCTTTACTGGATGTTTTTTCTAAAGCCGAAGAAGAGATGGTAAAGGAGGGAGGACTGACATACGGCTTCGATCATGCAAAAAACGCC TTTAAGAGGACAGTAAGACATTATCATCAGGAAGCTAAATGGTGTCATGTCGGCTACTTTCCAAAGTTTGAAGAGTACATGGGCGTTGCATGTTTATCTGCTGGCATGGCAATGTTGTCAATCACAAGCTTCGTGCTTATGGGTAATGTGGCAACTAAAGAAGCATTTGAATGGACGTCGAAAGATCCCTTGATTCTTAGAGCTGTAGCTGAAATTGGCCGACTCGGTAACGACATCGTGGGACATGAG AATGAGAGGAAGAGAGCGCATGTACCATCAGCTGTTGAGTGCTTCATGCAACAATTCGGGGTTCCAAAAGAAATCGCTTATGAATCACTGCAGAATCGCCTTACAAATGCGTGGAAGGATATGAATCATGAATGCTTCAATGCAACAGCAGTTCCAAGGCGGTTGCTAACAAACGTTTACAATTTTTCATGTGCGACAAATCTTCTTTACGAGGATTATGATGGATACACTATCTCTTCAACTCGGACGAAAGAGAGGATAACCTCGATATTGATTGATCCTATTCCC GCAAAAACATAG
- the LOC108202785 gene encoding sesquiterpene synthase 2-like — protein sequence MLAARPPQELIVLIDDIQRLGLSYHFQPELETLLQDIKDSFLEYYCREKDTDLHQVALCFRLLRQQGHFVSSDMFYKFKDSKGKFKEELVKDVRGMLSLFEATHLRVHSENVLEDALDFTTHHLSLFLNSNSDDPLVDLVGHALRYPLCRDINRLVARHYISLYHKFDWHNQVLLDLAKCDFNLVQKLHQVELGHITKWWKDLLMTY from the exons ATGTTGGCTGCAAGGCCTCCACAAGAGTTGATTGTCTTGATTGATGATATCCAGCGGCTTGGATTGTCCTACCACTTTCAACCCGAGCTCGAGACGTTGTTACAAGACATCAAGGATAGCTTTCTTGAATATTACTGCAGAGAAAAGGATACTGATCTTCATCAGGTTGCTCTATGTTTTCGGTTACTTCGACAGCAAGGACATTTTGTTTCTTCTG ATATGTTCTACAAATTTAAGGATAGCAAGGGGAAGTTTAAAGAAGAGCTGGTTAAGGATGTGAGAGGAATGCTCAGCTTGTTTGAAGCAACCCATCTTAGAGTGCACTCAGAGAACGTACTTGAAGATGCTCTGGACTTCACTACACATCACCTTAGTCTCTTTCTAAATTCCAACTCGGATGATCCATTGGTAGACCTTGTTGGTCATGCACTGAGGTATCCGCTCTGCCGAGATATTAATAGGCTGGTGGCAAGGCATTACATTTCACTCTACCACAAATTTGATTGGCATAATCAAGTATTGTTAGATTTGGCGAAGTGCGATTTTAATCTGGTGCAGAAGTTGCATCAAGTAGAGCTGGGTCATATTACAAA GTGGTGGAAAGACCTACTAATGACTTACTAA
- the LOC108202789 gene encoding kirola-like, translating to MGLLGKLICQTSIKSDGDVFHELFSSKPHHIHTMASDIQGCDLHEGEFGKVGSIIVWKFTVDGKEMVTKDRVEAIDEEDKSVTFKVIEGDLLESFKIFVLTIHVDTSGEDNLVTWSIDYEKVDESVKDPTEYLDVVLRITKDIEAHHLSM from the exons ATGGGATTATTGGGTAAGTTGATATGCCAGACAAGCATCAAGTCAGACGGAGATGTGTTTCATGAGCTCTTTAGCAGCAAACCGCACCATATACACACCATGGCCTCTGATATACAGGGTTGTGATCTTCATGAAGGTGAATTTGGAAAAGTTGGTTCCATTATCGTTTGGAAATTTACCGTAG ATGGGAAGGAAATGGTAACAAAGGATAGGGTGGAAGCCATAGATGAAGAGGACAAATCAGTGACTTTTAAGGTGATTGAAGGAGATCTCCTAGAGTCCTTCAAAATCTTTGTCCTCACTATTCATGTTGATACCAGTGGTGAGGATAATCTTGTGACATGGAGCATCGACTACGAGAAAGTGGACGAGAGTGTGAAGGATCCCACAGAGTACTTGGACGTTGTGCTTCGTATTACCAAGGATATTGAGGCTCATCATCTCTCAATGTAA